The region CTTGAAAAGCACCCAGCTGAACGCGGCTCTGCACCCCGAAGGTGATCGCCGTATTCGGAATCGCCGGCCCGCCAAGGCTGGTCAGGCCGTCAATCTTGCCATAGATCACGGTGCGTACCCCTTCGTTGAAGCGGTGCAGCTCAATCCCCGATGTCCCTATGACCACCAGATACATGCTGCCGGTGCTATAGCTTAGCTCCTTGCTCTGGTTATTGAGCATCAGGGCGTACCAGTTGGAGGAGGCCGCGCTGTCATTGATCTTCATTTTGAAATCCAGCAGCTCATTCTGATACTTGCGGTTCTGGTAGATGACATGCCCTCCGGGGGCCCTCAGCGTAAGGCTGTCTTGCCAGGTCTCCTTCAGCCCGTTCGCGGTTGCCGATACGTACCAGCCATCCGGGTCCTGCAGCTCTGCCGTCAGGGGATGTTCGTATTGGCTGGCCTCATCCCATACCTTAACCTCATATTGCCCCTGGGTCACGGTGCCCAGATATTCGGCCGATAACGTGAGGGTAGCCGAGCCGGTCTGATGCCCCGTCAACAGGCCGCCCCCGCTGACGCTGACGATGGAAGGATCGCTGCTCGTATAGGTGACTTCCTCCAGCTCCTCGCAGTTGCCGAACAGCGTCTCGCCGTAAGGCTGCAATTGCAGGTCTGTGCCTTCACGGATATACGCCACATTGCCGTCATGCCCCTCCAGGCGGACTGTGGCTAAGGTATCGCCCACAAATACATCTGTTGTGATGGTCCGCAGAATGGAGCCGTTAATGATGTTCACGATAAGCTTCGTCTGTCCCTGGCTGATTCCGGTGACCACACCCCCGCTACTCACCGAGGCTACAGCCGGATCAAGAATGCCGTAATAGAAGGTGCTGGTTTCCTTGCCCAGCGGCTGGTCTTTGCCATCCATGGCATGGATTGAGACCTGTCCGCTGCCACCCGCGGCCAGCTTAAGCGGATCAAGCTTCCAGCGGCGGACCTGACCGTCTGCTGCAGAGGCATATTCCGGCTGAAGCCCGGCCTGATCAATGATCGAGCGTGCCGCCTGAGGCCACTGTGCATCCGGCTGGACCGTATTGTTCTCGAACAGAACATTGCGCCCGTTGTTGGTATAGCCGTCCGTCGTTGTATAATTGTTCACGAAATCCACATCATGGATGGTCGGCACATACGCCATCGCCCAGCGGAACGCTGAATGCCATAGCGGAGCATCCTTCAGGTCGATCACATTGTGCTCAAATTTCCAGTAGGCGGAGCCTTCATCCGTGTACAGGGCAGAATTGCCGTCCATCTGGTTGCGGATGTAGTTGCCGCTGACCAGATTTTTGTCCTCTGCGGTGGCTCCGGTAGGTCCGAGACTGTAGATGGCGCCTCCGTCACGCAAGCCCATTCCCATGAGGTCATAGATCAGGTTATCCTGAATCTTCACGTTCCGGGTAGCGGCGTCGAACAGCTTATCCCAGCCATACCCGATATGGGTTCCGCTGTAAGGCAGATTGTACATTTCATTATGACTGATATCCATGTCTATCGGATACCCGGCAGATACGGCGGAAGCCGATTTGTAGTCAATCCCGATGTCGTGGATCACGTTGTTCAGCACATCATTATTCTTCATCAGCAGCCTGTGGTCTGCCGGATGATAGATATTCCGGTCGGAGGAATTCGGCTGTCCCACGTTCAGCGCACTGCCTGAAATGTCATAGAAGCGGTTGCCTTCCATCCGGCTGTTCTGTACACCGTTCTGCATCCGTACGGCCGTAATGCCCAGCTTGGTGAATTCATTGTTGCGGAAATTCACCGTATTGGCCAGCTCCAGCATCACCGCCGCATCGGTCAGCTCATCGGGGATCGACGGATAACGCAGATGGTTGTTCTGGGAATCGGAGTGTCCCGCTGCCGTACTCGGCCGGTTCCAGGTGGTATACATGAATTTCAGGCCTTCAAAATTCAGATTGCGCACCGGCTCGTCAGCCGAGCTGCCATAGACTGTGGCAAGCTGTTCCAGTACAGGAACCACAACCTTGGCCGTGGACAGATTCTCCCAGGCACGCGGTTTGTAATACAGCATACCTTCATTCCGGTTATAGTACCATTCCCCGGCCTCATCCAGCAGCTCCATAGCATTCTCATAATAGACAGGTACAGTCGCCGAGGTTAATCCCCGGTTAAAGACCGCGCTCCGGCCCGGCTCCTGCAGGACGATCTGTGCTTTGCCGCCTGAAGCGGTTACCGACCCTACCTTAATCCGGGAATTCGTCCACAGCTCATTGAAGACCAGCTCTATATCGGACGTATTGTTCCACCCGGCAAGCTCCGTATTATCCGAGGTATAGCCGGTTGCCGTCTTCAGCGGATTCACGAGTCCCGCAGTGCTCCGGGCCCGGACTGCCCGGATGCCATCTACGAACAGCTGCCTTGTCTGAAGGCCGGTTCCGACATCCGCCCGGTAGATGCCCTTGGCGCTGTCGAACACCGTCCAGCCTGTGACGGACCGCCCGCCGCTGATGGCTGCCTGCTCCCCGGGGTAGCTGCGGTAAGTGACAAAATAGCCGTTCGTCCCCGAATCCTCCGGTGTGAATTCCAGCGGCTCCGTCAGCGTATACATCCCTTCCCTCAGATTGACAACAATGTCGGCGTCCATATCCTCATTCAACAGGCGTACCGCCTGCTGGGCACGGGCAATCGTCCGGAAAGGCGCCGCTTCGGTACCATTATTGCTGTCGTTCCCGCCAGGAGCGACATACAGCTCTTGACCTGTCGTTCTTCCGGTGACGGTGACTTCCGTCTCCGCGCGGACGCTTCCGGTCTCATCCGTGACGAACACTTCAGTCGTTCCGGCGCTTACCCCCGTCAGCTCTCCATAGCGGTCAATCACGGCAATGCTCTCGTCCTCTGTTCCCCACCGGATGCCTGTATCCGTGTTGTCTTCCGGTGATACTGTTGCCTGTAACACCACACGGGAGCCTACAGGAACCGCCCGCTGAAGCGGAGCGAGTACAATATCCGTGATCGGATCTTCGTAGACGGCTACCGTAGCGGTTACCGCCGGAAGCGCCTCGTTCGGCTGTGCCGTAACGGTCGTCACCCCCTCGCGGATACCAGTAACCAGACCGTTGGCGTCCACCGTTGCCACCTCTGCGCTGCCGGTGGACCAGGCTGCCGTCTGATCCGTAGCATCTGCAGGTGTGAACTGGAGCGGCAAGGACAGCTTCTCCCCTCTTCGCAGCCCGTAAGACTGCTGGGAGAAGGCTGCACTTACCGCCTGTTTGTATCCGCTTACAATAAAATCGTCAAAACCTATCTTGCCGATGCTGTCCTTATAAAAACCCATGTAGAATAAGGATAACGCTCCTCCCTCGGCCATGGGCTCCTTCGTCAGCAGACGATTGCCGTCAATGGACAGATCGAAGTTGTAGCTGCCGCTGTCGAAGGCCACCCGTACGTCATACCACACCCCTGCCGATATTGGCATTACAGAGGTCCATGATCCGGCACCTTTTTTCATATAACTGAACGCACCATTATTAATGGCGAACTTCACCAGCGTGACAGAGCCGCTCTGCGGGGTGGGCAGGTAGATCACCGCTCCGGTCTGCTCCGCTCTGAACGAATAGCTTAACAGGCTTCTGTACGTAACATCCGTAACGGATCTGCTTATAATATAGCTGCCCG is a window of Paenibacillus sp. FSL H3-0469 DNA encoding:
- a CDS encoding Ig-like domain-containing protein, giving the protein MRQSNRKPFFVCAIIMLLLTGLLPANPGSVARADSTYKLDETFESYSPGTKPAGWTIKTPPQGVSVAVQTWEGYAGKLLEIQQAAKTAGSYIISRSVTDVTYRSLLSYSFRAEQTGAVIYLPTPQSGSVTLVKFAINNGAFSYMKKGAGSWTSVMPISAGVWYDVRVAFDSGSYNFDLSIDGNRLLTKEPMAEGGALSLFYMGFYKDSIGKIGFDDFIVSGYKQAVSAAFSQQSYGLRRGEKLSLPLQFTPADATDQTAAWSTGSAEVATVDANGLVTGIREGVTTVTAQPNEALPAVTATVAVYEDPITDIVLAPLQRAVPVGSRVVLQATVSPEDNTDTGIRWGTEDESIAVIDRYGELTGVSAGTTEVFVTDETGSVRAETEVTVTGRTTGQELYVAPGGNDSNNGTEAAPFRTIARAQQAVRLLNEDMDADIVVNLREGMYTLTEPLEFTPEDSGTNGYFVTYRSYPGEQAAISGGRSVTGWTVFDSAKGIYRADVGTGLQTRQLFVDGIRAVRARSTAGLVNPLKTATGYTSDNTELAGWNNTSDIELVFNELWTNSRIKVGSVTASGGKAQIVLQEPGRSAVFNRGLTSATVPVYYENAMELLDEAGEWYYNRNEGMLYYKPRAWENLSTAKVVVPVLEQLATVYGSSADEPVRNLNFEGLKFMYTTWNRPSTAAGHSDSQNNHLRYPSIPDELTDAAVMLELANTVNFRNNEFTKLGITAVRMQNGVQNSRMEGNRFYDISGSALNVGQPNSSDRNIYHPADHRLLMKNNDVLNNVIHDIGIDYKSASAVSAGYPIDMDISHNEMYNLPYSGTHIGYGWDKLFDAATRNVKIQDNLIYDLMGMGLRDGGAIYSLGPTGATAEDKNLVSGNYIRNQMDGNSALYTDEGSAYWKFEHNVIDLKDAPLWHSAFRWAMAYVPTIHDVDFVNNYTTTDGYTNNGRNVLFENNTVQPDAQWPQAARSIIDQAGLQPEYASAADGQVRRWKLDPLKLAAGGSGQVSIHAMDGKDQPLGKETSTFYYGILDPAVASVSSGGVVTGISQGQTKLIVNIINGSILRTITTDVFVGDTLATVRLEGHDGNVAYIREGTDLQLQPYGETLFGNCEELEEVTYTSSDPSIVSVSGGGLLTGHQTGSATLTLSAEYLGTVTQGQYEVKVWDEASQYEHPLTAELQDPDGWYVSATANGLKETWQDSLTLRAPGGHVIYQNRKYQNELLDFKMKINDSAASSNWYALMLNNQSKELSYSTGSMYLVVIGTSGIELHRFNEGVRTVIYGKIDGLTSLGGPAIPNTAITFGVQSRVQLGAFQESGGVRLILKVNGVQIFNYLDTAAGAIGEAGYFGLVSRNASTELGY